In Fusarium verticillioides 7600 chromosome 4, whole genome shotgun sequence, the following proteins share a genomic window:
- a CDS encoding signal recognition particle subunit SRP19, protein MSHPRIEEVSDSDFDSDPAEADIDDFADSDIMRRVEPSEAAPKTVPAAAAPPRQMPAIVPADAPAGGTMPASADRSAYADFQCLYPVYFDASRSRAEGRRVGAGLAVKDPLAREIANACSRLRLPTLFEPEKVHPKDWANPGRVKVGLKKTPGHPVKNKHHLYRLVAEHLRENPTTEDSPGLRVRIGGQLQPEAGKPYPKPAVPRGWKMGELVPYLSAAMTGGGVSENLFKDMMKEMQGGGDPMSALMGAQAGGGEESSSGGSKKKKDKKGKGKA, encoded by the coding sequence ATGTCCCACCCAAGAATAGAAGAGGTGTCGGACAGCGACTTCGACTCTGACCCTGCCGAGGCCGATATCGATGACTTCGCCGACTCCGATATCATGCGCCGAGTCGAACCCTCCGAGGCCGCTCCTAAAACAGTTCCCGCTGctgcagctcctcctcgtcagaTGCCCGCCATCGTCCCCGCCGACGCCCCTGCTGGCGGTACCATGCCCGCCTCAGCCGATCGATCTGCCTACGCCGATTTCCAATGTCTCTACCCTGTCTACTTCGATGCATCACGATCCCGCGCAGAGGGCCGTCGTGTGGGCGCTGGACTCGCGGTGAAGGACCCCCTCGCGCGAGAGATCGCAAACGCCTGCTCGAGACTACGCCTACCAACACTCTTTGAGCCTGAAAAGGTGCATCCGAAGGATTGGGCGAATCCTGGCCGTGTCAAGGTCgggctgaagaagacgccTGGTCACCctgtcaagaacaagcatcATTTGTACCGTCTGGTTGCTGAACACTTGCGCGAGAACCCTACGACCGAAGACAGTCCCGGTCTGCGTGTCCGCATCGGAGGCCAGCTACAGCCCGAGGCTGGAAAACCCTATCCCAAGCCCGCTGTGCCGCGCGGGTGGAAGATGGGCGAGTTGGTACCATATCTAAGTGCTGCTATGACGGGTGGTGGTGTCTCTGAGAATCTGTTTAAGgatatgatgaaggagatgcagggTGGCGGAGACCCAATGTCGGCTCTTATGGGTGCACAAGCAGGTGGCGGCGAAGAGAGCAGCAGTGGTGGTagtaagaagaagaaggataagaagggtAAGGGCAAAGCATAA